The following are encoded in a window of Cupriavidus oxalaticus genomic DNA:
- a CDS encoding ABC transporter permease has protein sequence MSARIDARQVAAIAAKEFRDRMRNRWVLAVAVVFTALSVAIGYFGGAEQGVLGPRSLEFVITSLASLVIYLVPMIALLLGFDAVVGERERGSLDLLLSLPLTRGELLLGKYLGLAAALLLATAGGFALMAVLLARQFGWPGLYHYLGFVASAGLLGLAFLSLALWLSVLSRDRAQASGLAIGLWFFFVLVFDLLLLGLLVAGAGEGGASASGTDWIAWLLLLNPADLFRIVNAFSLDQLRSAGGVASIVPPALASPWPTGAALLAWIAVPLVLAARRFR, from the coding sequence ATGAGCGCGCGCATCGATGCAAGGCAGGTGGCAGCGATCGCCGCCAAGGAATTCCGCGACCGCATGCGCAACCGCTGGGTGCTGGCCGTGGCGGTCGTCTTCACCGCGCTGTCGGTGGCGATCGGCTATTTCGGCGGCGCCGAGCAGGGTGTGCTCGGACCGCGCTCGCTGGAGTTCGTCATCACCAGCCTGGCGAGCCTGGTGATCTACCTGGTGCCGATGATCGCGCTGCTGCTCGGCTTCGATGCCGTGGTGGGCGAGCGCGAGCGCGGCTCGCTGGACCTGCTGCTGTCGTTGCCATTGACGCGCGGCGAGCTGCTGCTGGGCAAGTACCTCGGGCTGGCCGCCGCATTGCTGCTGGCCACCGCCGGCGGCTTTGCGTTGATGGCGGTGCTGCTGGCGCGCCAGTTCGGCTGGCCGGGCCTGTACCACTACCTCGGCTTTGTCGCCAGCGCCGGGCTGCTGGGCCTGGCGTTCCTGAGCCTGGCGCTGTGGCTGTCGGTGCTGTCGCGCGACCGCGCGCAGGCATCGGGCCTGGCGATCGGCCTGTGGTTCTTTTTCGTGCTGGTGTTCGACCTGCTGCTGCTCGGCCTGCTGGTCGCCGGCGCCGGAGAGGGCGGCGCCAGCGCGTCCGGCACCGACTGGATCGCGTGGCTGCTGCTGCTCAACCCCGCGGACCTGTTCCGCATCGTCAATGCCTTTTCACTCGACCAGTTGCGCAGCGCCGGCGGCGTTGCCAGCATCGTGCCGCCAGCGCTGGCCAGCCCCTGGCCCACCGGCGCGGCGCTGCTGGCGTGGATCGCCGTGCCGCTGGTCCTTGCTGCCAGGAGATTCCGCTGA
- a CDS encoding nitrous oxide reductase accessory protein NosL, translating to MCSPSSLRRRRLMLAMAGATVLVAACGKKPEGAAQPQEIESATACVLDGMLLADYPGPKAQIFYAGEARPQWFCDTVEMFHALLRPEQVRPVRAVFVQDMARADWERPRGHWFDATTGVYVAGSGRHGSMGPTLASFRAESDASAFIARHGGRLLRYAEVTPELADLSGGAMHDSRM from the coding sequence ATGTGTTCCCCATCCTCGTTGCGTCGCCGCCGCCTGATGCTTGCCATGGCCGGCGCCACGGTCCTCGTTGCCGCCTGCGGCAAGAAGCCGGAAGGCGCCGCGCAGCCGCAGGAAATCGAATCCGCCACCGCCTGCGTGCTGGATGGCATGCTGCTGGCCGACTATCCCGGCCCCAAGGCGCAGATCTTCTACGCCGGCGAGGCGCGCCCGCAGTGGTTTTGCGACACGGTGGAAATGTTCCACGCGCTGCTGCGGCCCGAGCAGGTCCGGCCGGTGCGCGCGGTGTTCGTGCAGGACATGGCGCGGGCTGACTGGGAACGGCCGCGCGGCCACTGGTTCGATGCCACCACCGGCGTGTATGTCGCCGGCAGCGGGCGCCACGGATCGATGGGGCCGACACTGGCGAGCTTCCGGGCCGAAAGCGATGCCAGCGCCTTTATCGCCCGCCATGGCGGCAGGCTGCTGCGCTACGCCGAGGTGACGCCGGAACTGGCGGACCTCAGCGGCGGCGCCATGCACGACAGCCGGATGTAA
- the aroG gene encoding 3-deoxy-7-phosphoheptulonate synthase AroG codes for MLKNTDDLRIRELKELLPPAHLIREFGCSEAASDVIYGARQAMHRILHGMDDRLIVIIGPCSIHDTRAALEYAKLLKVQRDRFANELEVVMRVYFEKPRTTVGWKGLINDPHMDGSFKINDGLRTARELLLNISEMGVPTGTEYLDMISPQYIADLVSWGAIGARTTESQVHRELASGLSCPVGFKNGTDGNVKIAVDAIKAASQPHHFLSVTKGGHSAIVSTSGNEDCHVILRGGKAPNYDAASVQEACDAIAKAGLASRLMIDASHANSSKKHENQIPVCEDIGGQIAGGDQRIIGVMVESHLVAGRQDHVQGTPVENLTYGQSVTDACIGWDESVKVLEGLAESVRQRRLVPGSGN; via the coding sequence ATGCTGAAGAACACCGACGACCTGCGCATTCGCGAACTCAAGGAGCTGCTGCCGCCGGCGCACCTGATCCGCGAATTTGGCTGCTCAGAAGCGGCTTCGGACGTGATCTACGGCGCGCGCCAGGCCATGCACCGCATCCTGCACGGCATGGATGACCGGCTCATCGTCATCATCGGCCCGTGTTCGATCCATGACACCCGCGCCGCGCTGGAATACGCCAAGCTGCTCAAGGTGCAGCGCGACCGCTTCGCCAATGAGCTGGAAGTGGTGATGCGCGTCTACTTCGAGAAGCCGCGCACCACGGTGGGCTGGAAGGGCCTGATCAACGACCCGCACATGGACGGCAGCTTCAAGATCAACGACGGCCTGCGCACCGCGCGCGAGCTGCTGCTGAACATCAGCGAGATGGGCGTGCCGACCGGCACCGAGTACCTCGACATGATCAGCCCGCAATACATCGCCGACCTGGTCAGCTGGGGCGCGATCGGCGCGCGCACCACCGAGTCGCAGGTGCACCGCGAGCTGGCCTCGGGACTGTCGTGCCCGGTGGGTTTCAAGAACGGCACCGACGGCAACGTCAAGATCGCCGTGGACGCGATCAAGGCCGCGTCACAGCCGCACCATTTCCTGTCGGTGACCAAGGGCGGCCACTCGGCGATCGTGTCAACCTCGGGCAACGAGGACTGCCACGTCATCCTGCGCGGCGGCAAGGCGCCCAACTACGATGCCGCCAGCGTGCAGGAAGCGTGCGACGCCATCGCCAAGGCCGGGCTGGCCTCGCGCCTGATGATCGATGCCTCGCATGCCAACAGCAGCAAGAAGCATGAGAACCAGATCCCGGTGTGCGAAGACATCGGCGGCCAGATCGCCGGCGGCGACCAGCGCATCATCGGCGTGATGGTCGAATCGCACCTGGTGGCGGGCCGCCAGGACCACGTGCAAGGCACGCCGGTGGAGAACCTGACCTACGGCCAGTCGGTCACCGATGCTTGCATCGGCTGGGATGAGTCGGTCAAGGTGCTGGAAGGCCTGGCGGAATCGGTGCGCCAGCGCCGCCTGGTGCCGGGCAGCGGCAACTGA